The genomic interval CAATCCATCAGTAGTAAAAATGCCGGAGTCATTGTTTTAAACATATCCCGGAACAACCTGCTTGCCAAAATCAAGTCGATCCCGCAGATCAAAAACCAGACTATCATGATCTGTGATAACCAAAATCAACCCATTCTCGTCACCGGAAAGCAAGTTGTCATGGAGCAAACAACGATCGATAAGATTTTTAAGTCTGAAGATAGTTTATTTCACATCGGTTCCCGCTCCTATATTGCTACGAAAAGAGTCGTATCCAATTATAAGTGGGGTTTAATCATTCTCACTCCGACCCAACAAGTTTTCAACCGTCCGACGCAACTGGTTTTTTTAACGGTGATGGTCTTTGGCGCATCAATCTTAATCGGTTTATTTATTGCGGCCTACATGACCAAAACCAATTATCAGCGATTGGACGCGATTGTAAAAACCTTTCAGTCGGCTGAAACCGGCAAACATTTTCCCCAACCATCGCCGCAAATGAAGGATGAATATGATTTTATCCTCCAAAATATTATTACCACCTTTGTGGAGCAGAAGTTTTTGAAAACCCAATTAGCTGAAAAAATGTACCGGTTAAAATATCTAGAGTTACTGGCACTACAAGCCCAGATCAATCCGCATTTTTTATTTAATACTCTTAAAACGATTTACTGGATGAACCTGGCGCAAACATCCGGAAAACCCAGCAATGTCAGCCGGATGATTGAAAATTTAAGCGACATTCTTTATTATGCTTTGGGTAATCCTGAGAAGCTGGTGACCTTGGAGGCAGAGATTAAAAATTGTATCAGTTACATCGAGATTCAATCCGAACGCTATCCCGATAAATTTGAGGTTTTTTGGGATTATGATGAATCCATCCTGGAGAACCAGGTCCCCAAATTAATTTTGCAACCTTTAATCGAAAACAGCATTTATCATGGCATTAAAGAAAAGATGGGGCGTTGCGTTTTGAAGATTCGCATATCCCTCCATAACGATCGGATCAAAATTGCGGTGCTGGATAACGGGATTGGAATCACTCCGGAAAAATTAAAGGAAATTCGCGCCCGTTTTTCTCAAAAAACGGATTCATCCGAGCATATCGGCCTTATCAATACTTACAAACGGCTGTCCTTGGTATATAATGAAAATTTCAAAATGGTCATCCGAAGTAAATATCAATCCGGTACGGTCGTATTCATCGATTTACCGAGGAATTTTTCCGCATCGTAGTTTCCTTGCGATTTATGTTGGTAACCTCTGGGACCAATTGGAACGATTCGCCTTACTGCAAGCTGCAGGAATTTCCCGTCATTTTTGCTTCGCTGAACGACCCCAAAGCCCGGCGGGATCTAAAAATTCAAAACAAGCCCGATGACTGAAGTTCACCAGACTTTTTTGACCGTTGCCCCGCTGGCTCAACCCCGCTTTGGGTGGGACGTTTACTTTCTTTGGCGGTTCATCGTTTCAGATGAACAAAAAGGGTAAAAAACAAACGCCTCCGTTTCTCTTTTTGGGCATCCGTCAAAGCGCATCCGTCGCGGGTCACGAATAGATCTCCGTTATTATAACCTTTGGTCGGTGATACCGAATTCGCGCCAGGTGGATTTGGGGAAGAGCCGTTTCACTTGGGCGGGTGGGAGCTGGAAAGTTGAGGCGTGGCGGGATGATTCCCTTCTGATTTTACGCAATTTAGCCGCACTTCCCCGACTTATCCACAACCAAAACCATCAACCACGTTAAACGGATCCGTTTATCCACAAAAACAGCTCGCTTATCCACAAAAAGAGCTTGCTGAACGACTGAGCGAGCTCTCTCATTCACAAAAACAGCTCGCTTATCCACAAAAAGAGCTTGCTGAACGACTGAGCGAGCTCTCTCATTCACAAAACAAGCTCGCTCATCCACAAAAAGAGCTTGCTGAACGACTGAGCAAGCTCTCTCATTCACAAAACCAGCTCGCTCATCCACAAAAAGAGCTTGCTGAACAACTGAGCGAGCTCTCTCATTCACAAAACCAGCTCGCTTATCCACAAAAAGAGCTTGCTGAACGACTGAACAAGCTCTCTCATTCACAAAACCAGCTCGCTCATCCACAAAAAGAGCTTACCCGGCGACTGAATGAGCTCTCTCATTCACAAAACCAGCTCGCTCATCCACAAAAAGAGCTTGCTGAACGACTGAATGAGCTCTCTCATTCACAAAACCAGCTCGCTCATCCACAAAAAGAGCTTACCCGGCGACTGAATGAGCTCTTTCAGTCACCCAAAGCGATCCGTCACTCGCAAAATGAGCTCTTTCGGCTCCTCAACCCGGTCACGCATCCGCAAAGCGACGCCAAAAAACAGAGAGCCCATCCTTTGAGCTCTCGGCATCGTGGCGATTA from Hydrogenispora ethanolica carries:
- a CDS encoding sensor histidine kinase; the encoded protein is MQTLLANTLRQSTDNFEAFQAIELLKNIAYNHTNYNLAVKSIYLYIDNPSEAFISSDQGYSRIRDYYDPLWLKSYQLLRNTSQNTWVETRKVNDSTFSSLNQKKIITIFQKFSQSISSKNAGVIVLNISRNNLLAKIKSIPQIKNQTIMICDNQNQPILVTGKQVVMEQTTIDKIFKSEDSLFHIGSRSYIATKRVVSNYKWGLIILTPTQQVFNRPTQLVFLTVMVFGASILIGLFIAAYMTKTNYQRLDAIVKTFQSAETGKHFPQPSPQMKDEYDFILQNIITTFVEQKFLKTQLAEKMYRLKYLELLALQAQINPHFLFNTLKTIYWMNLAQTSGKPSNVSRMIENLSDILYYALGNPEKLVTLEAEIKNCISYIEIQSERYPDKFEVFWDYDESILENQVPKLILQPLIENSIYHGIKEKMGRCVLKIRISLHNDRIKIAVLDNGIGITPEKLKEIRARFSQKTDSSEHIGLINTYKRLSLVYNENFKMVIRSKYQSGTVVFIDLPRNFSAS